The Vibrio coralliilyticus genome segment TCCAGTCGAACCACCGCTTCTCCCCATTCGTATTCAACGCCTAAATCATGAGGGTTTAGCGGAAAGCGATCGCCATACACAATATAAAGCGCAAATAGCCATTCCTCACCCTGTTCTTCATCAAGCGCCATCACATGCTCTACAGCTGAAGAAATCCATTCTGGGCGGCCGGTCAATACCATCTGAACTGGAGCCATGTCAGTTGTTGGATCAAACTGGTTAAACTCCACTAGTTCAAGTAACTTCGCGTAGGTTGCAACATTTTCACTGGGTAACCCTTGCTCTTGAACACCAAAACGCTTTCTAAACCATGTGCCTCGGTCATGTTTACACAGCAATAATTCAAATAAGTATTTTTCATCATTGTGGATTTCATTGATCCATTCAATGCTGTCTTCAACGTCAAACTTAGCAAGCACTGGATGTACCTCTTGCTCTTTAAGCGACTCATGCTTAATCCAATGTTTTGCAAGACCAATACTTAGTGTCTGACGTAGCCTCATCAGCTCAAAACATAGCTGTCTCATCGAGACCTTACCTTCAACAAGCTGAGCTAAAGTGATATCCAAATAGGCGTTTTTTGAGTGCAACATGAGTAATGTTGCGTCATGAGCATCAAGGGATTCAGCAATCTTAAAGGCTGCGAGCAAGTGGTTACGATCCGCTTCAAACTCTGGCTCAAGCATCAACCACACAAAAAGTTCTGGGGAAGTCTCTTTTAACTCATAAACCAACCCAGGGTGCAATTTATAGAATGCCAAGTAGACTTGCTTCACTTCATACATTTGGCGCTCTACCAAACGTAAATAATCCTGACTGTTTGATGGGTAACCTTTACGGTGCAACCTTACCCACTGCTTGAAAAGGAAAAAGAGTGACTCTGTGGCTAGACCCGATTTCTCATGACAAAACTCAAGCCATACTGGCTTCAAAGCACTTAACTGAGCAATATGAGAGTCTAGCTTCTCCATTGCTTTGGCAAGATCTTGATCATTTAACGCTGAGTTAAGCTGCTCTTTGGTAATTCTCTGTCTCATACTCTATCTGCGTAAATTGCTTAGTTGATAGCAACCGTTCCGCCCTGAATTTTCTGGGCTTTTTCAGCCTGTGAGGTTACATATTTAGCTTGAGTCGTAATTCGATCGTCTCTGCCACTGTAACGAGTTTGAGTATCACCGCTCTTCACAATGAGCTCTTGTGACGTTTCTATCGTCATCTTCTCTGCTCGAATTATCACTTCATCGCCATCATTCAGCATGGAGAAGAAAATATCCGTCACCACAGGCAGGCTAACATCCTGATTAATAAACTCAATACGACAATTTAGTTTATTATCCATGGCTAGTTTAAGCTCTGACTTTCTAAAGCCACGACCCAACCTGGCAGAAAGGGGTTGACCGAATGGATTACCTTCGAAGTCGACTCTCACACTGTCCTGAGTTTCGTTAAAGTCGACTATGGTGCCAAAACGGGAAAAGCAAGCCGATTGCTCGGCTTGCTGTGTTTCTAACTCTAATTGTTCTAGGTGCTTTTGCTGTTTCATTAGTTAATCGCTACGTTGCCACCCTTAATCACCACTTTGTCGCTTCCTTCAACCGTAATGGATGAACCGGAAAGCTTAATGCTGCCGTCGCTGTTCATCACCAAAGACGACCCACCAGTTTTCAAAACAATTTTGTCACCGCTGATCACCTGTGTCGCGGCATCGGCTTTGTATGACGTATTACCTTTCACCGAAACCGTCAGGTTTCCGCCTATAGTCAGGTTATCATCAGCACCTATGTCAGCTGAGCGAGAAGCACCGACCGCCAAGTTGCTGTTTTCCCCCACGTCTAAGTCATCATTTTTGCCAATCTTAGTCGAGCGGTTATCACCAATATCCAGTGTGGAGTTATTTTTAACCGTTTGAGTTTCGTTGGCGTTATATGTCACCGTAACGTCCTGCTCAACGGTTTCAGTAAATGTACTGTTTACTTGAGTCGTTTTGTGTCCGTCGATGGTTTCTTGGTGGTCACCGAAGACTTCATTAGTTTGATGACGGCCTACTTTCAGGAACTCGTCCTGACCAATCTCACGGTAACGGTTGTTCAGCACCTTAGTCGACATGTCTTTTTGAGCATGGAAGTAAATTTCTTCCTGATTCGCTTCATCCTCAAAGCTCATCTCATTGTAGCCAGTGCCCTTGTGCGTTTGAGTACGGAAAGTTGTACGCGTTTTGTTCTCAGGCAATGAGTACGGAGGATAATGCAAACCATTGTATACCGCACCAGTTACTAGCGGACGGTCAGGATCGCCTTCAAGGAAAGTAACGACCACCTCGTGCCCAATACGCGGTAGATACACCGCTCCCCATGTTGGCGCAGCCATAGACTGACTGACACGAATCCAACAACTCGCATGCTCATCATTGTTACCGTATCGATCCCAGTGGAACTGTACTTTAATTCGACCCAATTTATCTGTATAGATTTCTTCACCCGCCGGACCGACCACAACCGCTGTCTGTGGGCCATCCACCATAGGTGCAGGCAATTTCGGCGCTTTGAATATTACGTCTCGAGGAATACAAATAAATTGATTCTGATAAGTCGTAGGAGCACCGCTGTTTTCATCTTCATGCACTTGCGGATCATGACCACTATGGATGACAGACAGCATAGTATAATCGCGGTTGATCGCACTACGTGGGTGCTCGCTAATATTAAAGCTGTAGCCAGGCACGACCCTCATGATATTCGACTCGGCTTCGATCTGCTGATTTTCTACCTGATGATCAGCAATCCATTCTGAAGCGCGGACTTGCCCCATCGCTGGGTCAACATAACGGCCAGGATAGTCAAACTGCTTAAGATCCTGATCTAAAGGACCGTCACTGGACATTTCCTGAGGGATCTTTGGCTGCTCATAATTATAGTCTGTGTAAGTTGTACTTCCCGTCCTTACACGATTTATCGCTGCTAGCTCAAAAATATGTTCACGATCTGCTACACCACCTGCGTCTGAATGATAGACCAGTGGCCCGACATAAGAAGCATTGATCGGCGTATTGAGCAATTCCGGAATAGCATCATTACTGTCGACGATAACCATGGTGTGATTACTTTCGGCGTGCTCGAAGTAGTACCACATACCATGTTCAGCAAGCATACGCTGGACAAAGTTGCTGTCACTTTCACGATACTGCAGTACATATTCTTTTGGCGGATAAACACCTGATAACTCAAGGCGGTAATCCGTGACTGAAGCATCATCAAGCACTTGAGAAATGATATCTGGAGCAGCTAAATTCTGGAAAATTCGACAGTCTTGACGCTGCGTCATGAACCACATTTGTGGAACAAGAATAATTTGATAGCGAGAGAATCGACGCCCTGAACCAAGGAATCGTACTTCATTTACGACACCGTGGAACAAACGAGCAGAACCCACACCCTGACCAAATAATGTCAAAAGCGCAGGTTTACGGATAAGTTCATCAAAAGTAATATCAGCATCAAGTGAAAGTAATGAGAGGCTGACTTGAAATGGTTTCGACAGTTCTTCAGTTACTTGAAAACTTTCAACACGAAATTCATGACCACTACCCTGAACTTCAAATTTAAATTCTACGTCACTCGTACCTTCGTTATTTGGCATACCTTTCACCTGATACAAATAATAATATCAGGGCCAACCTAAGTTGGCCCTTAGCGTTCTGTAAGACGATCTTACGCTTCGCGTGGAGCACGCCAGTCGTCGTTACCGCCTTTACCCATAACTTCGTGAGTTACTTCGATAGCACGGTAAGTGAAGCTCAATACTTCTTCAGTTACACGGTCAGAAGTAGCAGCATCTTGACAGTGAGCCATACGAGTTTGCATATCTACTAGAAGAGCATCGATTAGTTTGATTGTGTAGTAATGCTCTTGCTTACCTTGTACTGAAGTACGGTAGAACTTGATGTTACACTCAGGCAGTTTTTCACCAGAAACTAGTGCGTTGAATAGAAGTGGTGAACAGCAGTCTTGTGCTTTAGTAACGACTACAGGCTTGTGAACACGTTGACCTGTTGGCTGACCACTTTGTGGATCACGTGGAATAGTTAGTACGTGATCAAGTTCTTGAACTAGGAACTCATCAACGTGAGCTTCTTGCCATGAGTTACCAACTGAGTCAGCTGAGTAAGCGTCTTTTGTGATATCGCCTTGAGTTTCGCCTGTGATAGACATATATGCAGGAGTTGGCATCTTGTATTCCTTCTAAAAAATTCTATTTATTTAAATTCACCAAATCGCTTATTACCGCGACCCGAATAGCTTAATACAAACTCCGTGCCAACTTTGCAAACCATAAAAATCAACAACTTATGAAGTTAATATTATTATTAGCGTGATCTATCAATTCAATAAATTGTAAAATTTAACAACTTCTTGTGATTTAAA includes the following:
- the tssI gene encoding type VI secretion system Vgr family protein, whose protein sequence is MPNNEGTSDVEFKFEVQGSGHEFRVESFQVTEELSKPFQVSLSLLSLDADITFDELIRKPALLTLFGQGVGSARLFHGVVNEVRFLGSGRRFSRYQIILVPQMWFMTQRQDCRIFQNLAAPDIISQVLDDASVTDYRLELSGVYPPKEYVLQYRESDSNFVQRMLAEHGMWYYFEHAESNHTMVIVDSNDAIPELLNTPINASYVGPLVYHSDAGGVADREHIFELAAINRVRTGSTTYTDYNYEQPKIPQEMSSDGPLDQDLKQFDYPGRYVDPAMGQVRASEWIADHQVENQQIEAESNIMRVVPGYSFNISEHPRSAINRDYTMLSVIHSGHDPQVHEDENSGAPTTYQNQFICIPRDVIFKAPKLPAPMVDGPQTAVVVGPAGEEIYTDKLGRIKVQFHWDRYGNNDEHASCWIRVSQSMAAPTWGAVYLPRIGHEVVVTFLEGDPDRPLVTGAVYNGLHYPPYSLPENKTRTTFRTQTHKGTGYNEMSFEDEANQEEIYFHAQKDMSTKVLNNRYREIGQDEFLKVGRHQTNEVFGDHQETIDGHKTTQVNSTFTETVEQDVTVTYNANETQTVKNNSTLDIGDNRSTKIGKNDDLDVGENSNLAVGASRSADIGADDNLTIGGNLTVSVKGNTSYKADAATQVISGDKIVLKTGGSSLVMNSDGSIKLSGSSITVEGSDKVVIKGGNVAIN
- a CDS encoding Hcp family type VI secretion system effector, producing MPTPAYMSITGETQGDITKDAYSADSVGNSWQEAHVDEFLVQELDHVLTIPRDPQSGQPTGQRVHKPVVVTKAQDCCSPLLFNALVSGEKLPECNIKFYRTSVQGKQEHYYTIKLIDALLVDMQTRMAHCQDAATSDRVTEEVLSFTYRAIEVTHEVMGKGGNDDWRAPREA